The Musa acuminata AAA Group cultivar baxijiao chromosome BXJ2-2, Cavendish_Baxijiao_AAA, whole genome shotgun sequence genome contains the following window.
aaaagaaagaaagactagCAAGCATACAACAAAAGAGGGAATAAGTATAAATGTATCTTTTTGGTAATCAATTGCAATTAATCATCACCATAAAGATGTTTCCCAGGCATTCAGGGAGTCCTAAAGAGAATAAATTTCATTGCTACTGacagttttttttttgggtatAAAAACTGCTAAAAGTATCATGCAATGCAACAACCAGCCACCTTCCTCTCTGCTATGAATACAGGAACGAAAGACAACAAGCTTCACTTTGCACCAACCCTCTTAATGTTGGTGTAATGTTGAAATAAGATGCACAGAGAATCAGACAACTTTTTTCAATATCTTATTTACGTCAAAACTATTTAACGAGAGATTTAAATATCACTACAAAATACTTGGCCAGTGTCAATCAGTCAATTTGAACAGTTTTGTGGGATGTTGAAGATATTATAAGTAAACCATAGTAGCACATTCATAACACAGAAAATAGCCCGAGAGAAATAGAAAATTGATATAAGAAAAAAGTAAAGCATCTTCATCAATTTGGTGACTTCTTTTTATCCCAACAGGGGCTAAGGTTTAAACATATTAATGTCAAATCTCACTATGGAAGCTGCAATTTTACTTCCAGTAAATATGTAGAGAGACTAATCTAAGGGATGTACGGTAACTTCTATAGGTTGAGCTCTTCCATACTGAATAATCAACTATCTCGAATAAGATTGATTGGCTCGCTCAGAACAAACTTGGGAAGTTCATATTTTGCACCTGAGAGACAATTTGATGTATCAGTTTTAGCACTCTAGAAGAAAGAAAAATGTGAAGAATACATACTACCAACCTCTCTCATCATAACAGGTTGTCATGTCAGCACTCGTAACAACAATTCCTGCACTGTCAACTATTGTTTGTGCAAATTTTAGATCACTTTCTGCTGCAGCTCGAAGGGCATCCCAAATCTCTATCATTGCACAAAAATAGTGACAACATTAGTAATTTCTAATTGGTAAGGACCTATGACATTTCAATGCAGAATGAAAGAGAGATGGTTTTTGAAAACTTTAAGTCAAGGTCCAAATCAAAGATACTTCCCTGATAGACAAGAACATATGTTTGCATATTTGATGCATTGGAAATTGAGAAATGAAAATCAGAAGAGCATAGAGTAGCTTGATATTTCAAAAGACAGGATTGTGCTAAATATAACCTtaacaata
Protein-coding sequences here:
- the LOC135605022 gene encoding uncharacterized protein LOC135605022, which codes for MGCGGSSRKKAQEINKKLKKPEAWTHAQPLTEAQLKKMREEFWDTAPYYGGEKEIWDALRAAAESDLKFAQTIVDSAGIVVTSADMTTCYDERGAKYELPKFVLSEPINLIRDS